In Pengzhenrongella sicca, a single genomic region encodes these proteins:
- a CDS encoding GrpB family protein has protein sequence MDDDRSAYLDSVLIGGREPASIVVVDYDDAWPDRFEVLADRVRQALGRGVRRLEHIGSTSVPGLAAKPIIDMLLVVDDVQDEAAFVPALKGAGFELRVREPGHRMFRTPERDMHLHVYAVGRPETSDYLDLRDWLRVSSEDRTLYESVKRRLAQQQWADMNDYADAKTDVVLDILNRARLWRAGARPTVV, from the coding sequence GTGGACGACGATCGCAGCGCCTATCTCGATTCCGTGCTGATCGGCGGACGGGAGCCCGCGAGCATCGTGGTGGTCGACTACGACGACGCGTGGCCCGACCGGTTTGAGGTCCTCGCCGACCGGGTCAGGCAGGCCCTCGGGCGGGGGGTACGCCGCCTCGAGCACATCGGCTCGACCTCGGTACCGGGCCTGGCCGCGAAGCCCATCATCGACATGCTCCTGGTCGTGGACGACGTCCAGGACGAAGCCGCGTTCGTCCCGGCGCTGAAAGGTGCGGGCTTCGAGCTTCGCGTCCGCGAGCCGGGCCACCGCATGTTCCGGACCCCCGAGCGCGACATGCACCTGCACGTGTACGCCGTCGGCCGGCCGGAGACGAGCGACTACCTCGACCTTCGGGACTGGCTCCGCGTGAGCAGCGAGGACCGCACTCTGTACGAGAGCGTCAAGCGGCGGCTGGCGCAGCAGCAGTGGGCCGACATGAACGACTACGCCGACGCCAAGACCGACGTCGTGCTCGACATTCTCAACCGGGCACGGCTCTGGAGGGCCGGCGCGCGCCCCACCGTCGTCTAG
- a CDS encoding DUF2207 domain-containing protein, translating to MTADGRRRRAPLRTRLGLVLVVAAGALGAAALPAHAASSGNEITRYDAQVDLAADGTMSVALDFDFDFGGDPGHGPYLTLPTAQRFSSEYDRVYEITDVQATSDDDAAAPADVDLTEENGWLQIRIGDPDKDDVSGVHRYEVTYTMRGLVNAADSTNAGDELYWNVIGDQWEIPLADLTVTVSGPAAVDQVACFAGSTGSGSACDDAVAEGTVARFAQGVVSPGQALTVAASYPAGTFTDAGPILRERWAPDRAFSVTPWTGTAAAVVLLGGLGLVLGRSRQRGRDEQYLDQVPGLSPQDGQPGAVGPRDRRTPIAVHFTPPPDLRAGQLGTLIDERADPRDVTATIVDLAVRGYLRVEQVAEANVVGRGADWQLVRLRTATAELAPYERTLFDAIFDDRKRITLSELKTTFAASMATVQKELYEDVTTRGWFRGNPSTVRTRWYVAGAGLLVLGLGLTVVLAALTHWGIVGLAATVVGAAVLVAARSAPARTATGTAVLAQTLGFRQYLATAEAEQLRFEEGEDLFSRYLPYAIVFGLTERWAGVFARLAEQGRAVAEPTWYVGPGYHVGAFWLASNSFGQAVEGFSAIATQSMSAPTPGSSGSSGFSGGFSGGGGGGGGGGGW from the coding sequence GTGACCGCTGACGGCCGACGGCGTCGCGCGCCGCTGCGCACGCGCCTCGGGCTGGTCCTCGTCGTCGCCGCCGGGGCCTTGGGCGCGGCCGCGCTGCCCGCCCACGCGGCGTCGTCGGGCAACGAGATCACCCGGTACGACGCCCAGGTCGACCTCGCGGCCGACGGCACGATGTCCGTCGCGCTCGACTTCGACTTCGACTTCGGGGGCGATCCCGGCCACGGCCCGTACCTCACCCTGCCCACCGCGCAGCGATTCTCGTCCGAGTACGACCGCGTGTACGAGATCACCGACGTCCAGGCGACGTCCGACGACGACGCCGCCGCGCCCGCCGACGTCGACCTCACCGAGGAGAACGGCTGGCTCCAGATCCGCATCGGCGACCCCGACAAGGATGACGTCAGCGGCGTGCACCGGTACGAGGTGACCTACACGATGCGCGGGCTCGTGAATGCGGCTGACTCGACCAACGCGGGCGACGAGCTGTACTGGAACGTCATCGGCGACCAGTGGGAGATCCCGCTCGCCGACCTTACGGTCACGGTCTCCGGGCCAGCCGCCGTCGACCAGGTCGCGTGCTTCGCGGGCAGCACCGGCTCGGGCTCGGCGTGCGACGACGCGGTCGCCGAGGGCACGGTCGCCCGGTTCGCCCAGGGCGTCGTCTCCCCGGGACAGGCGCTCACGGTCGCGGCCAGCTACCCGGCGGGCACCTTCACGGACGCCGGGCCGATCCTGCGCGAGCGCTGGGCGCCCGACCGGGCATTCTCCGTGACGCCGTGGACCGGCACCGCCGCCGCGGTCGTGCTGCTCGGCGGCCTCGGCCTCGTGCTGGGCCGCTCGCGCCAGCGTGGGCGGGACGAGCAGTACCTCGACCAGGTCCCGGGGCTCAGTCCCCAGGACGGCCAGCCCGGCGCCGTCGGCCCGCGGGACCGCCGGACGCCGATCGCGGTGCACTTCACGCCGCCCCCGGACCTGCGCGCCGGTCAGCTGGGCACCCTGATCGACGAGCGGGCCGACCCGCGCGACGTGACCGCGACGATCGTGGACCTCGCGGTGCGCGGCTACCTGCGCGTCGAGCAGGTCGCCGAGGCCAACGTCGTCGGCCGCGGCGCCGACTGGCAGCTCGTCCGGCTGCGCACGGCCACCGCCGAGCTCGCGCCGTACGAGCGGACGCTGTTCGACGCGATCTTCGACGACCGCAAGCGGATCACGCTGTCCGAGCTGAAGACGACGTTCGCGGCGTCGATGGCCACGGTCCAGAAGGAGCTCTACGAGGACGTCACGACCCGCGGGTGGTTCCGCGGCAACCCGTCGACGGTGCGCACACGGTGGTACGTCGCGGGCGCCGGGCTGCTCGTGCTCGGCCTCGGGCTGACCGTCGTGCTGGCCGCACTCACGCACTGGGGCATCGTCGGCCTCGCCGCGACGGTCGTGGGCGCGGCGGTGCTCGTCGCGGCGCGCTCGGCGCCCGCCCGCACCGCGACGGGCACGGCTGTGCTCGCGCAGACGCTCGGCTTCCGGCAGTACCTCGCCACGGCGGAGGCGGAGCAGCTCCGGTTCGAGGAGGGCGAAGACCTGTTCAGCCGCTACCTGCCGTACGCGATCGTGTTCGGCCTCACCGAGCGCTGGGCGGGCGTGTTCGCGCGGCTCGCGGAGCAGGGCCGGGCGGTGGCGGAGCCGACCTGGTACGTCGGCCCGGGCTACCACGTGGGCGCGTTCTGGCTGGCCTCGAACTCGTTCGGGCAGGCGGTCGAGGGCTTCTCCGCGATCGCGACCCAGTCGATGTCGGCGCCGACGCCGGGGTCGTCGGGCTCGTCGGGGTTCTCGGGCGGGTTCTCCGGCGGCGGTGGCGGCGGAGGTGGTGGCGGCGGCTGGTAG
- a CDS encoding TMEM175 family protein, translating to MRTSRLEAFSDGVLAIVITIMVLELRVPESEEGHVATFADLVDAHLVPVIFSYILSFVYIAIYWNNHHHLMSTADHMSGSIMWANMHLLFWLSLVPFSTSWLGESHGAAAPAALYGLILLMAGVAYFVLSRMIIRAGGANSTLARAVGRDRKGEISPVLYALGIVMAFVWTPLSYALYVVVAALWLIPDRRIERLVAAQPDPTE from the coding sequence ATGCGCACGAGCCGGCTGGAAGCGTTCAGCGATGGAGTCCTCGCCATCGTCATCACGATCATGGTGCTCGAGCTCCGCGTGCCCGAGTCCGAGGAGGGGCACGTCGCGACGTTCGCCGATCTCGTCGACGCCCATCTCGTCCCCGTGATCTTCAGCTACATCCTCAGCTTCGTGTACATCGCGATCTACTGGAACAACCACCACCACCTGATGTCGACCGCCGATCACATGAGCGGATCGATCATGTGGGCAAACATGCACCTGTTGTTCTGGCTCTCGCTGGTCCCGTTCTCGACAAGCTGGCTCGGCGAAAGCCACGGCGCCGCCGCGCCCGCCGCGCTCTACGGGCTGATCCTGTTGATGGCGGGTGTCGCGTACTTCGTGCTGAGCCGGATGATCATCCGGGCAGGAGGAGCCAACAGCACGCTCGCCCGCGCCGTCGGGCGGGATCGCAAGGGCGAGATCTCCCCGGTGCTGTACGCGCTCGGCATCGTCATGGCGTTCGTGTGGACGCCGCTGTCGTACGCCCTGTACGTCGTCGTCGCAGCCCTGTGGCTGATTCCGGACCGGCGGATCGAGCGGCTCGTGGCCGCGCAGCCCGACCCCACGGAGTGA
- the arr gene encoding NAD(+)--rifampin ADP-ribosyltransferase, translating to MAEDPTDPAVTDPGPFFHGTKADLPVGALLEPGRGSNYGARQPASYVYLTATLDAATWGAELAAGEGPGRIYRVEPTGPIQNDPNLTDQRFPGNPTRSYRTRRPLRVVGEVVDWVGHSPEALQGMRDRLDTLAKLGIEAID from the coding sequence ATGGCCGAGGACCCGACGGACCCCGCCGTCACCGACCCCGGGCCCTTCTTCCACGGCACGAAAGCCGACCTGCCGGTGGGGGCCCTGCTCGAGCCGGGCCGCGGCTCGAACTACGGCGCGCGCCAGCCGGCGAGCTACGTCTACCTCACCGCGACCCTCGACGCGGCCACCTGGGGCGCGGAGCTTGCGGCGGGTGAGGGCCCCGGCAGGATCTATCGCGTCGAACCGACGGGCCCGATCCAGAACGATCCGAACCTGACGGACCAGCGGTTTCCCGGCAATCCGACGAGGTCGTACCGCACCCGGCGCCCCCTACGCGTCGTCGGCGAGGTCGTGGACTGGGTCGGGCACTCCCCGGAGGCGCTCCAGGGCATGCGCGATCGCCTCGACACGCTCGCGAAGCTCGGCATCGAGGCGATCGACTGA
- a CDS encoding alpha/beta fold hydrolase: MGTITTTDGTEIFFKDWGSGQPIVFSHGWPLSADDWDTQMLFFLQHGFRVVAHDRRGHGRSTQTSDGHDMDHYADDLAAVTAHLDLHDAVHVGHSTGGGEVVRYLARHGESRVAKAVLISAVPPIMVQTEANPGGLPKAVFDGLQVEVATHRSDFYRALPSGPFYGFNRPGVEPSEAIIENWWRQGMMGGAKAHYDGIVAFSQTDFTEDLKKISVPVLVMHGDDDQIVPYADSAPLSAALVQNGTLKTYAGFPHGMPTTEAETINADLLAFITS; the protein is encoded by the coding sequence ATGGGCACCATCACCACGACCGACGGCACGGAGATCTTCTTCAAGGACTGGGGCTCGGGCCAGCCGATCGTCTTCAGTCACGGCTGGCCCCTGTCGGCCGACGACTGGGACACCCAGATGCTCTTCTTCCTCCAGCACGGCTTCCGGGTCGTCGCGCACGACCGACGCGGGCACGGACGCTCGACCCAGACCAGCGACGGCCACGACATGGACCACTACGCCGACGACCTCGCCGCCGTGACGGCGCATCTCGATCTGCACGACGCCGTCCACGTCGGCCACTCCACCGGCGGCGGCGAGGTGGTGCGCTACCTCGCCCGTCACGGCGAGAGCCGCGTCGCCAAGGCGGTGCTGATCAGCGCCGTGCCCCCGATCATGGTGCAGACCGAGGCCAACCCCGGCGGCCTGCCGAAGGCCGTCTTCGACGGCCTCCAGGTCGAGGTGGCCACCCACCGGTCGGACTTCTACCGCGCGCTGCCGTCCGGCCCGTTCTACGGCTTCAACCGCCCTGGGGTCGAGCCGTCGGAGGCGATCATCGAGAACTGGTGGCGGCAGGGAATGATGGGCGGGGCCAAGGCCCACTACGACGGCATCGTGGCCTTCTCCCAGACCGACTTCACGGAGGACCTGAAGAAGATCTCCGTCCCGGTCCTGGTGATGCACGGCGACGACGACCAGATCGTCCCCTACGCCGACTCCGCTCCCCTGTCCGCGGCGCTGGTCCAGAACGGGACGCTGAAGACGTACGCGGGATTCCCGCACGGCATGCCGACCACCGAGGCCGAGACGATCAACGCCGATCTGCTGGCGTTCATCACGTCCTGA
- a CDS encoding TIGR03086 family metal-binding protein: MDELLSLHRENAQRFTALVTAALGHWDDPTPCTDWSVRQLVNHLTAEHLWAPELLAGRTIADVGTAFDGDVLGDDPVAAWRRAIGASIDAFATQGVLGRTVELSSGERAAHEYLDELVTDLAIHGWDLATALHLDETIDPLTVDRLLIEWSDRAAELGHPLFAEPLPSAPSDDPQTRLLAIFGRRL, translated from the coding sequence ATGGATGAGCTACTGAGCCTGCACCGCGAGAACGCCCAACGATTCACCGCCCTGGTCACCGCCGCGCTCGGCCACTGGGACGACCCGACCCCCTGCACCGACTGGTCGGTCCGCCAGCTGGTGAACCATCTGACCGCCGAGCACCTGTGGGCGCCCGAGCTGCTCGCCGGCCGCACGATCGCCGACGTCGGCACCGCGTTCGACGGCGACGTGCTGGGCGACGACCCGGTGGCGGCCTGGCGGCGGGCGATCGGGGCCTCGATCGACGCCTTCGCGACCCAGGGCGTGCTCGGGCGCACCGTCGAGCTGTCCTCGGGCGAGCGCGCGGCGCACGAGTACCTGGACGAGCTGGTCACCGACCTCGCGATCCACGGCTGGGACCTCGCGACCGCGCTGCACCTCGACGAGACGATCGACCCGCTCACGGTGGACCGCCTGCTCATCGAGTGGAGCGATCGCGCCGCGGAGCTCGGGCACCCGCTGTTCGCCGAGCCGCTGCCGAGCGCGCCGTCGGACGACCCGCAGACCCGGCTGCTGGCGATCTTCGGCCGGCGCCTGTAG
- a CDS encoding DUF1801 domain-containing protein, protein MAEGIVTSSDAEFRAMLAGSPESIAELAMLARGLIFDVLPQTVEVVWPHQRIAGFGTGPKKLTEHFVWLAPRSKHVAFGFSYGSELPAPDGLLEGTGRLMRHVKIRAATDLANPELRRLVEVATTHRVPPPRSA, encoded by the coding sequence ATGGCGGAAGGCATCGTGACATCGAGCGACGCGGAGTTCCGGGCGATGCTTGCCGGCAGCCCAGAGTCGATCGCCGAATTGGCGATGCTCGCCCGTGGCCTCATCTTCGATGTGCTTCCCCAGACCGTCGAGGTGGTGTGGCCCCACCAGAGGATCGCCGGCTTCGGCACCGGCCCGAAGAAGCTGACCGAGCACTTCGTCTGGCTGGCGCCGCGCTCGAAGCACGTGGCGTTCGGGTTCTCCTACGGCTCTGAGCTGCCGGCGCCCGACGGCCTGCTCGAGGGCACCGGACGCCTGATGCGGCACGTGAAGATCCGCGCGGCGACGGATCTCGCGAACCCGGAGCTGCGTCGGCTCGTCGAGGTGGCGACCACGCATCGCGTACCGCCGCCCCGGAGCGCGTAG
- a CDS encoding cation:proton antiporter family protein, which produces MEAVALYLGAALVGGLIAVLLRLPPLVGFLAAGFALGAGGAPDLPYLESIADLGVVLLLFAIGLKLDVRTLLRPEIWLTTVVHMAVSVAIAFGFLGLIAVIGFGFVAGESVGALALVGFALSFSSTVFVVKVLDDRSDTTALYGRIAVGVLVMQDVAAVTFLSLSSGEAPSPWALLLFLLIPGSWVLHRIWDRAGHGELQALFGVSVAVVLGFGLFELVGIDGDVGALVVGALLSSHPQAGELSRSLMTFKDLMLVAFFVQIGLHGTPHLLEIGLALLLLLILPFQVAAYAVVLWLMRLRRRTSFLASLVLANYSEFGIIVVAVGASTGVLEDQWVVVISLAVAFSFGVSAIVNRRGVELATRLSRLLPARASDRLHPDDRLVDVGDADALVLGLGRLGAATYARLRDEYGLSVVGVEHDRTRVTALEDEGYEVVRADATDLEFWTRVQRAGRVKVAVLAMPFHNANLIALTRLQAAGFTGKVAAVARYDDDVAELQRHGADAVFHLYGSAGFALADHAADVLLQGLGPAAPEHHPPAHPGDALDVLKPLDRDTDPV; this is translated from the coding sequence ATGGAGGCAGTGGCCCTCTACCTCGGCGCCGCTCTCGTCGGCGGGCTCATCGCGGTGCTGCTCCGGCTGCCGCCGCTCGTCGGCTTCCTCGCCGCCGGGTTCGCCCTCGGCGCCGGCGGCGCTCCGGACCTGCCGTACCTCGAGTCGATCGCGGACCTCGGCGTCGTCCTGCTGCTGTTCGCCATCGGCCTGAAGCTCGATGTCCGCACGCTGCTGCGCCCCGAGATCTGGCTGACCACCGTCGTGCACATGGCGGTGAGCGTCGCGATCGCGTTCGGCTTCCTCGGCCTGATCGCGGTGATCGGGTTCGGGTTCGTCGCCGGCGAGTCGGTCGGCGCGCTGGCGCTCGTCGGCTTCGCGTTGTCCTTCTCCTCGACGGTCTTCGTGGTCAAGGTGCTCGACGACCGGTCCGACACCACCGCGCTCTACGGGCGCATCGCGGTGGGCGTGCTCGTCATGCAGGACGTCGCCGCCGTCACCTTCCTGTCGCTGTCGAGCGGTGAGGCGCCGAGCCCGTGGGCACTGCTGCTCTTCCTGCTGATCCCGGGCTCGTGGGTGCTGCACCGGATCTGGGACCGCGCTGGCCACGGCGAGCTGCAGGCGCTGTTCGGTGTGTCGGTCGCCGTGGTGCTCGGCTTCGGGCTGTTCGAGCTCGTCGGCATCGACGGCGACGTCGGGGCGCTCGTCGTCGGCGCGCTGCTGTCGTCCCATCCCCAGGCGGGGGAGCTGTCGCGGTCCCTCATGACGTTCAAGGACCTCATGCTGGTGGCGTTCTTCGTGCAGATCGGGCTGCATGGCACGCCGCACCTGCTCGAGATCGGCCTGGCTCTGCTCCTGCTGCTGATCCTGCCGTTCCAGGTCGCGGCCTACGCCGTCGTGCTGTGGCTGATGCGCCTGCGGCGGCGCACGTCGTTTCTCGCCAGCCTGGTGCTGGCGAACTACTCCGAGTTCGGGATCATCGTCGTCGCCGTGGGCGCGTCCACCGGTGTGCTCGAGGATCAGTGGGTCGTGGTCATCTCGCTCGCCGTCGCCTTCAGCTTCGGCGTGTCGGCGATCGTCAACCGCCGCGGCGTCGAGCTCGCGACGCGGCTGTCGCGCCTCCTTCCGGCGCGCGCCAGCGATCGGCTGCACCCGGACGACCGGCTGGTCGACGTCGGCGACGCCGACGCGCTCGTCCTCGGCCTCGGACGCCTCGGGGCCGCGACCTACGCCCGGCTGCGCGACGAGTACGGGCTGTCCGTCGTCGGCGTCGAGCACGACCGCACCCGCGTCACCGCGCTGGAGGACGAGGGCTACGAGGTGGTCCGCGCGGACGCGACCGACCTGGAGTTCTGGACCCGCGTGCAGCGCGCCGGCCGCGTCAAGGTCGCGGTCCTCGCGATGCCCTTCCACAACGCCAACCTCATCGCGCTGACCCGGCTCCAGGCGGCCGGCTTCACGGGAAAGGTCGCCGCGGTCGCGCGGTACGACGACGACGTCGCGGAGCTGCAGCGGCACGGCGCGGACGCGGTGTTCCACCTGTACGGCTCGGCGGGCTTCGCGCTCGCCGACCACGCGGCGGACGTGTTGCTCCAGGGCCTGGGCCCGGCGGCGCCCGAGCATCACCCTCCGGCCCATCCGGGTGACGCGCTGGACGTCCTCAAGCCGCTCGATCGCGATACCGACCCGGTCTAG